The DNA region GGCAAACAGTACGGTGACCCACAGCCACAAACTGATTGCCCCGGTAAACAGCGCATTGCCCCCCATCTGTCCCGTCACCATCGCCAGCGCGATAACGGTGGTCAGCAGACTGCCAATCCAGACGATGAACATCACCGGGTTGCGCCACTGGGTATGTGGGCTTAATTTTTTCACTGCGTCCATCAGCGCCTGAGCGACCAGAGAGGGTTCGAACAGCGCCAGTTGTTTGCGACTCATAACATTCTGCTCCGCATTACTCAGCGTAAGGAAAGGTGTTCAGCGACTGGGCCAAGCGCCAGTGCAGGAATAAAAGTCAGGGCGCCGACTAACAGCACGGTGCCTACCAGTAAACCGATAAACAGCGCGCCGTGCGTCGCCAGCGTACCAGGACTGGCCGGTTGGCTTTTTTTCGCCACCAGCGACCCGGCAATCGCCATCACCGGGATGATGACCCCGAAGCGACCGACAAACATGCAGAACGCCAGCAGGCAGTTCCAGAACGGGGTGTTGGCGCTCAGACCGGCAAAGGCGCTGCCGTTGTTGTTGGCGGCTGAAGAGACGGCGTACAACACTTCGCTAAAGCCGTGCGGACCGGGATTGAGCATGGCGCTGCGTCCCGCATCGGTCATCATGGCGAGCGCGGCGCCAAGCAAGACCAGAGCCGGGGTCACCAGAATCGCCAGCGCGGTCATTTTCATCTCGCGAACGTCGATCTTTTTGCCCAGGTATTCCGGCGTGCGGCCAATCATCAGTCCGGCGATAAACACCGCCAGCAGCACGAACAGCAGCATGCCGTAAAGACCCGAACCGACGCCGCCGAACACCACTTCGCCAATCTGCATCAGCCACATTGGCACCATGCCGCCCAGCGCAGTAAACGAGTCGTGCATCGCGATCACCGCGCCGCACGAGGCCGCCGTCGTGACCACGGCAAACAGACTGCTCACCAGCACGCCAAAACGGCTCTCTTTACCTTCCATATTGAGACTGGAATCTGCGCCAAACTGCAGCAGATGCGGGTTGCCCTGAACCTCTGCCCACATCACCACGGCAACGCAGACGATAAAGATGAGCGACATGGCCGACAGCAGCATCCGTCCCTGACGACGATCGCCTGCCGCGTCGCCAAACGCGAAACAGAGCGCGGCTGGAATTAAAAAGATCGCCAGCATTTGCACCATGTTGGTCAGCGCAGTCGGGTTTTCGAACGGGTGCGCAGAGTTGGCGTTAAAGAAACCTCCGCCGTTGGTTCCCAGCATTTTGATGGCTTCCTGCGAGGCCACCGGCCCCATCGGCAACAGCTGTTGCACGCCTTCCAGAGTGGTGAAGGGTTGATAGGGCAACAGGTTTTGCAGGCTGCCTTGCTGAATAAAAAACAGCGCAATCACCAGCGCGATGGGGCATAAGATCCACAGCGTAATACGCACCAGATCGACCCACGCATTGCCCAGCGTGCTCATGCTCTGGCGCGTAAAGGCGCGGATCAGGGCAAATACCACGGCGATCCCGGTTGCGGCAGATAAAAAGTTTTGTACAGTCAGTCCGGCCATCTGGCTGAAGTAGCTTAAGGTGGTTTCTCCGCTGTAGGACTGCCAGTTGGTGTTAGCAACAAAGCTGACCGCGGTGTTGAGCGCCAGATGCCACGACAGGCCAGGCAACTGTTGAGGATTTAGCGGCAGAAGGTTTTGCCACAGCAACAGCAGAAACAGGATGACCAGCCCCAGCACGTTCAGCCCGAGGATCGCCAGCAGGTACTGCTTCCAGTTCATCTCGTGTGACGAAATGCCCAGTCCACGCCAGATCAGGCGCTCAACGCCCGCTGTACCAGGCAGTGAATTGTTGCCGATCAGCCGCGCCAGGCCCGCACCTAACGATCTTGCGAGCACGAATAGAATCACCAGGAAACTGACGATGAGTAAAAATCCTTGCGCAGCCATCAGAACGCCTCCGCATTGATTAATGCATACACCAGGTAACCTAATAATAAGAAAATCAGCACGATGCCAATTATCACGCCTGCACTCACGGTGCACCTCCAGTGGCATAAATGAGATAAACAAAGCGTAAATATCTGGCTGCAAAGATTTCGCAAAAATCGGCGTCGGGGGTGTAAAAAAAGTATAAAAATGGCAAAGACCATTGTTTAACTAATGGTTAGTATTAATTTAACCTTCTTGTAACTTTATTACGCGATAAAGATAAACAAAGCGTAAATAGCTAAAAATAAGTGGTCGGATGAGTAGTAAAATTACACGCAAAGCGGTACTATTTTCAGCAGATAACCAATTTGACTTTACCGGTGATGATTACCGGCCAGATAAAGGGGAGAGAATCATGGGGTTGTACAAAGAATATCCAGCACATGTTGTATTGTTACGCCGTACTTTCGCCATTGTGGCTGGGGTGCTGGCGCTGCCGGTCATGTTGTTCTGGAAAGACCGCGCCCGTTTTTATAGCTATTTACATCGCGTCTGGTCAAAAACCAGCGATAAACCGGTGTGGATGGATCAGGCTGAAAAAGCCACCGGCGATTTCTACTAAGACAATCGCGTTCAGAAAAACCGCCAACAGCAATGTGGCGGTTTTTTTTATGCTCCGGCGTCTACACTGATACAGTGAAATGCAAAAGGAGCTGTCATGAGCGAGAAAATCCCTGTTGGCCTCAGTGCCTGCTTGTCAGGGGGCGCGGTGTTGGATTCAGGCGAAGGCCGACCGCAGATTGACGAAAATGAACTGGTGCGGATCTACGCGCTGCATGAACTGTACGTATTACATCAGCAAGGCTTAACGCGTGCGGCGTTGATCGCCTGGCACAGCCGTTACAAGCTGCTGATGCTGGCACACTCCCAGCCCGAGTATCGCCAGTTGGGGCCGTTTGTGGCGGCCGTCCATGAATGGGACAATCTTGAGGCTTTTTTTACCGCCTACCGTCAGCGTGTGGCGCAGCTACTGTCACACCGTTCCACCCGGCGTAACCATACCAACGTGCTGATGCACGTTCAGGGCTATTTCCGTCAACAGCTTACGCACTCACAGCGGCGTGAGCTGACTTCACTTATCGATGCGTACCGGTGCGGAACGCAGCCCCTGCTTGCGCCGCTGATGCTCATCAAACACTATATGCGGCAATACCCGCACCTCTGGCTTTCTGGGCAGCGTTATTTTGAACTCTGGCCTGCGATTCTGCGTTTACGTACTGAACGTTAATTCTTTGATTCATTCGGGAGTGTTATGTCCACCCATCTGGTCTGGTTTCGCCGCGATCTCCGTTTGCATGACCATCTTGCCCTCGCCGCCGCCTGTCGCCACCGCACCGCGCGCGTCATGGCGCTGTTTATCTCCACGCCTGAACAGTGGGCGAACCATGAGATGTCACCGCGACAGGCCGCCTTTATCCAGGCTCAGTTGACCGCCTTACAAAAGGCGCTGGCGGAAAAGGGCATTCCGCTGCTGTTTGAGGAGGTCGATGATTTTGCGGCCAGCATCGACGTGGTGAAATCGGTGTGTGAGCAGCAGGACGTCAGTCATCTTTTCTACCACTACCAGTACGAAGTGAATGAGCGTGAGCGCGATGCGGCAGTGGAACGCGCGTTACCCAATGTGGTTTGCGAAGGGTTTGATGACAGCGTGATCCTGCCGCCAGGTTCGGTGATGACGGGCAATCATGAGATGTATAAAGTCTTCACGCCGTTTAAAAACGCCTGGTTAAAACGGCTGAAGGAGGGGATGCCAGAGTGCGTTCCCGCGCCCCAACGGCGTGAGGGGCATGAGGTTTCGTCATCGTTACCTCCGCTTCGCCTTAACTATCCGCAGCAGGAATTTGACCCGACGCTTTTCCCGGTGGACGAGAAAGCCGCGATTGCCCGACTGCGTCAGTTTTGCCAGCAGGGCGCGGGTGAGTACGACGAACGTCGTGACTTCCCGGCAATTGAAGGCACCAGCCGTTTGTCCGCCAGTCTGGCAACGGGAGGCTTATCGCCGCGTCAGTGTTTGCATCGCCTGCTGGCAGAACAGCCGCAGGCGCTGGACGGCGGCGCGGGCTGCGTCTGGCTGAACGAACTTATCTGGCGCGAATTTTACCGCCATCTGCTGACGTACTATCCCAAACTGTGCAAACACCGCCCCTTTATTCTCTGGACCGATCGCGTGCGCTGGCGGGACAGCGCGGCCCACTTGCAGGCCTGGCAGGAGGGAAAAACGGGCTATCCGATTGTCGATGCGGCGATGCGGCAACTGAACGCCACCGGCTGGATGCATAACCGTCTACGGATGATTACGGCCAGCTTCCTGGTGAAAGATCTGCTGATTGACTGGCGTAAAGGCGAGCGTTATTTCATGTCGCAACTGATTGATGGCGATCTCGCCGCGAATAACGGCGGCTGGCAGTGGGCGGCCTCCACCGGAACCGACGCCGCGCCGTATTTCCGTATTTTTAACCCAACGACGCAGGGCGAAAAGTTCGACCGCGACGGTGAGTTTATCCGCCAGTGGATCCCCGAACTTAGCGATGTACCGGGTAAGGCTATCCACGAACCGTGGAAATGGGCGACGAAAGCAGGCATCACGCTCGACTATCCGCAGCCCATTGTCGATCACAAACAGGCGCGCACGGAAACGCTCGCCGCGTATGAGGCCGCGCGAAAAAGCGGATGATGACTATGCGGTCTGACGCCATAACTATTCAGGAAGATGTCCGTAACCACACATCTTTTTTAGGGTTTAACACCGGGCGATGGTTTCTTAATATGGCTAATAATTGTCTATCGACGAACAGGCACAGGGACGTTATGTTAACGGAGTGCATAAATAAACAAGGGCTCGATGATGAAAAACACCGAACTGGAACAACTGATCAACGAGAAACTGAACAGCGCCGCCATCAGCGACTACGCGCCAAACGGTTTACAGGTTGAAGGTAAAGAGACGGTGCAGAAAATTGTCACCGGCGTGACCGCCAGTCAGGCGTTACTGGATGAAGCGGTGCGTCTGCAGGCCGATGCGGTCATCGTTCATCATGGTTATTTCTGGAAAGGCGAGTCCCCGGTGATTCGTGGGATGAAGCGCAATCGCCTGAAAACGTTGCTGGCGAATGATATTAACCTCTACGGCTGGCATCTCCCGCTGGATGCGCATCCTGAACTGGGCAACAACGCACAGCTGGCGGCCCTGCTGGGGATCACTGTGATGGGTGAAATCGAGCCGCTGGTTCCCTGGGGCGAACTGGCGATTCCGGTGCCGGGGCTGGAACTGGCGTCGTGGATTGAAGCGCGTCTTGGGCGCAAGCCGCTATGGTGTGGTGATACCGGGCCGGATACCGTTAAACGCGTCGCCTGGTGCACCGGCGGCGGACAAAGCTTCATCGACAGCGCCGCGCAGGCTGGCGTCGACGCCTTTATTACCGGCGAAGTTTCCGAACAAACCATCCACTCTGCCCGTGAACAGGGGCTGCATTTTTACGCCGCCGGGCATCACGCCACCGAACGTGGCGGGATCCGCGCGCTCAGTGAATGGCTGAATGAAAATACCGATCTGGATGTGACGTTTATTGATATTCCCAACCCTGCATAACCCGCCTCATAAGGGCTATTTTACTTGCCATTCTGGCCCTGGGCAGTGCTCAAAATCCTCACGTACTTCCTGTACGCTCCGGTTTTTGCGCGCTGTCCGAGTCCAGACTGGCTGCGACAATAACGCCTGATGAAGCGGGTGGTAAGAACAAGAGGAACGCAAGTGCAACGAGCGCGTTGTTATCTGTTAGGTGAAACGGCGGTGGTGCTGGAGCTTGAGCCGCCGGTGACGCTGGCGAGTCAGAAACGTATCTGGCGACTGGCCCAGCGTTTGGTTGAGACGCCCAATGTCGTTGAGGCCATTCCTGGAATGAACAATATCACCGTGATCCTGCGCGACCCGCAAACGCTGGCGCTGGATGCGATTGAACGCCTGCAACGCTGGTGGGAGGAGAGTGAGGCGCTGGAGCCTGACTCGCGCTATATCGAAATTCCGGTGACCTACGGCGGCGCAGGGGGGCCCGATCTGGCAGACGTTGCCCGCCACAGCGGTATGAGCGAAAAGCAGGTGGTGGAACTGCACGCGTCGGTCGAGTACGTGGTCTGGTTTTTAGGTTTTCAGCCGGGATTCCCGTATCTCGGCAGCTTACCGGAACCGCTACACACGCCAAGGCGCGCAGAGCCGCGGCTGATCGTTCCGGCAGGTTCGGTGGGGATCGGCGGGCCGCAAACCGGCATTTATCCGCTGCCAACGCCAGGCGGCTGGCAACTGATTGGACACACCGCGCTGCCGCTGTTCGATCCGAAAAAAGAGCAACCGGTTCTCCTGCGCCCCGGCGATAGCGTGCGCTTTATCCCGCAGAAGGAGGGGGTATGCTGAATATTATTCGCGCGGGACTGTACACCTCGGTTCAGGACGGCGGTCGTCACGGTTTTCGTCAATCGGGCGTCAGCCACTGTGGCGCGCTGGATAAACCCGCGATGCAAATCGCCAATCTGTTGGTGGGCAATGAGGCCAGTGCGCCCGTGCTGGAAATTACCCTTGGGCAACTGGTGGTGGAGTTTGAAACCGACGGCTGGTTTGCCCTGACCGGGGCGGGATGTGAAGCGCGACTGGATAATCACCCCGTCTGGACGGGCTGGCGTCTGCCGGTAAAAGCGGGCCAGCGCCTGGCGCTGAAGCGTCCGCAGCACGGTATGCGCAGCTATCTTGCGCTGGCGGGCGGCATTGACGTGCCGGAAGTGATGGGGTCATGCAGTACCGATCTCAAAGTGGGCATTGGCGGGCTGGAAGGTCGTCTGCTCAAAGATGGTGACCGGTTGGCCATCGGCAAACCCCGCCGCGCGTTCAGGGAGGCGCTGGGGGTAAAACAGCTATTGTGGGGTAATCGCATTCGGGCGCTGCCGGGGCCGGAGTACCACGAATTTGACGCGGTTTCGCAGGAGTCATTCTGGCGATCGCCGTGGCATCTCAGTCCGCAGAGTAACCGGATGGGCTATCGCCTGCAGGGGCAACCGCTGACGCGAACAACGGATCGGGAACTGGTGTCGCACGGTCTGCTGCCTGGTGTGGTTCAGGTTCCGCACAACGGCCAGCCGATTGTGTTGATGAACGATGCCCAGACGACCGGCGGCTATCCGCGCATCGCCTGTATTATCGAGGCCGACATGTACCATCTGGCGCAAATCCCGCTCGGTCAACCCATTCACTTTGTTCAGTGTTCGCTGGAGGAGGCGCTAAAAGCGCGTCAGGACCAACAGCGCTATCTGGAACAACTCTCATGGCGACTTAACGATGAACATTGATTTAAATGCGGACCTCGGCGAAGGCTGCGCCAGCGATGGAGAGCTGCTGACGCTGGTCTCATCGGCCAACATTGCCTGCGGATTTCATGCCGGCGATGCGCAAACCATGCTGGCAAGCGTGCGTGAAGCGCTGAAAAATGGCGTGGCCATTGGCGCACACCCGAGCTTTCCGGACCGGGAAAACTTTGGTCGTACGGCGATGACGCTGCCTGCACAAACGGTTTATGCACAAACGCTGTATCAAATCGGCGCGCTGGCGGCAATGACCCGGGCGGAGGGCGGTGTCATGCGCCATGTGAAACCTCACGGCATGCTCTACAACCAGGCGGCGAAAGATCCGCAACTGGCGGATGCCATTGCGAAGGCGGTGCACGCCTGCGATCCGGCGCTGATTCTGGTCGGCCTGGCGGGAAGTGAACTGATCCGCGCGGGTGAGCGTTACGGTCTCGCCACGCGCCAGGAGGTGTTTGCCGATCGTGGCTATCAGGCGGATGGCAGCCTGGTGCCGCGTAGCCAGCCGGGCGCGTTGATTGAAGACGAAGAACAGTCGCTGGCGCAAACGTTGGGGATGGTTGAGCATGGACGCGTGAAAAGCCTCACCGGTGAATGGGCAAGCGTCATCGCGCAGACGGTCTGCATTCATGGCGATGGCGAACACGCGCTGGCCTTCGCCCGACGTTTACGCTCGGCGTTTGAAGCTCGCGGGATTAAGATTGTCGCATAAAAACTGACGCAGCCCCCGCAGAGGGGCTGTGCATATAAAAACACCACAACAAAACACAACATACAGGAATGGATTATGGGAGATGCAATAACTCTCTGGCCACTGATGGGCATAGCCGTCATTGTGGTCGGATTTCTTTTACGTTTTAACCCGGTGCTGGTGGTCATTGTCGCCGGGATCGTCACGGGACTGGCGGCGCAAATGCCGTTCGCCACGATCCTCGAAAAACTGGGTGAAGGTTTTCTCAACACCCGCAACCTGCCGTTTATCCTGCTGATCCCGCTGGCGGTGATCGGCCTGCTCGAGCGTCACGGTCTGAAAGAACGCGCCCAGGCGTGGATTGCCAAAATTCAAAGCGCCACGTCAGGCCGCCTGCTGATTGTTTATCTGTTTATTCGTGAAGCTACCGCCGCGCTGGGGCTGACCAGCCTGGGTGGACATCCGCAAATGGTGCGCCCACTGTTAGCGCCAATGGCGGAAGGGGCGGCGGAGAAAACGTATGGGACATTGCCCGGCGCGGTGCGCTACCGCCTGCGGGCGATGTCGGCGGCGACGGATAACGTGGGGCTCTTTTTTGGCGAGGATATCTTCGTGGCGTTCGGCGCGATTATCTTCATGCACAACTTTATGCTGGAGTCCGGCGGCATTCAGACCGAGCCGCTGCACATAGCCCTGTGGGGGATCCCGACGGCCCTGTGCGCCTTCGTGATCCACGGCACGCGACTGTGGCGGTTGGATAACTATCTGCAACGCGAGATGGCGAAAGCCGGTTCTGTCGACACCCGCAAAGGAGAGGCGCAATGAATTTTCAACAAAGCTACCTCTACTGGTTGGCGGGGATCGTTCTGCTGATTGTCGCCATCATGTCCTGGCAGGACAAAGCCAACCCACGTCGGCTGACGACCGGGTTATTCTGGGGCGTTTACGGACTGCTGTTCCTGCTGGGCGACTGGACGTATCAACTGGTGGGCGACAAACGTACGGTCAACATTGCCGTGGGCGTCGCGGTGGTGCTCATGGCGCTGATCGCCGGTTTTGGCGGCGTGAAGCTGGGGAGTTATCATCAGCGCACCCGCGAGCAGCGTGAAGAGAGCGCCACGCGTCTTGGGAACCGCCTGTTTTATCCGGCGCTGGCCATTCCGGTGGTCACCGTGATTGGCGTGCTGATGTTCAACCATATTCCGGGATTGCAGGACGCCCTGTTTGGACCGGGCAATCACGCCACGCTGGTGACGCTGTTCTCAATGACCGCAGGCTCGCTGATTGGTCTGGGTATGGCGATTAAAATGACCCATGAGAAGGTGCATCAGCCAGTTCAGGAGGCACGTCGCCTGCTGGATTCCATCGGTTGGGCATTTATTCTGCCGCAGATCCTCGCGACGTTAGGGCTGCTGTTTACGGCGGCAGGCGTCGGCAGCGGAATTTCGTATCTTACGCAAGAGTATCTGGCCGTCGACAGCCGCTTTATCGCGGTGGCGGTGTATACCATTGGGATGGCTCTGCTGACGATGGTGATGGGCAATGCGTTTGCCGCCTTCCCGATTGTCACGGCGGGGATTGGCATTCCGATTCTGGTGCTCCAGCACGGCGGGAATCCGGCGGTGATGGCGGCCATCGGGATGTTCTCCGG from Citrobacter amalonaticus Y19 includes:
- the kdpA gene encoding potassium-transporting ATPase subunit KdpA, producing MAAQGFLLIVSFLVILFVLARSLGAGLARLIGNNSLPGTAGVERLIWRGLGISSHEMNWKQYLLAILGLNVLGLVILFLLLLWQNLLPLNPQQLPGLSWHLALNTAVSFVANTNWQSYSGETTLSYFSQMAGLTVQNFLSAATGIAVVFALIRAFTRQSMSTLGNAWVDLVRITLWILCPIALVIALFFIQQGSLQNLLPYQPFTTLEGVQQLLPMGPVASQEAIKMLGTNGGGFFNANSAHPFENPTALTNMVQMLAIFLIPAALCFAFGDAAGDRRQGRMLLSAMSLIFIVCVAVVMWAEVQGNPHLLQFGADSSLNMEGKESRFGVLVSSLFAVVTTAASCGAVIAMHDSFTALGGMVPMWLMQIGEVVFGGVGSGLYGMLLFVLLAVFIAGLMIGRTPEYLGKKIDVREMKMTALAILVTPALVLLGAALAMMTDAGRSAMLNPGPHGFSEVLYAVSSAANNNGSAFAGLSANTPFWNCLLAFCMFVGRFGVIIPVMAIAGSLVAKKSQPASPGTLATHGALFIGLLVGTVLLVGALTFIPALALGPVAEHLSLR
- the ybgI gene encoding radiation resistance protein YbgI, whose translation is MKNTELEQLINEKLNSAAISDYAPNGLQVEGKETVQKIVTGVTASQALLDEAVRLQADAVIVHHGYFWKGESPVIRGMKRNRLKTLLANDINLYGWHLPLDAHPELGNNAQLAALLGITVMGEIEPLVPWGELAIPVPGLELASWIEARLGRKPLWCGDTGPDTVKRVAWCTGGGQSFIDSAAQAGVDAFITGEVSEQTIHSAREQGLHFYAAGHHATERGGIRALSEWLNENTDLDVTFIDIPNPA
- the pxpC gene encoding 5-oxoprolinase subunit PxpC, which produces MLNIIRAGLYTSVQDGGRHGFRQSGVSHCGALDKPAMQIANLLVGNEASAPVLEITLGQLVVEFETDGWFALTGAGCEARLDNHPVWTGWRLPVKAGQRLALKRPQHGMRSYLALAGGIDVPEVMGSCSTDLKVGIGGLEGRLLKDGDRLAIGKPRRAFREALGVKQLLWGNRIRALPGPEYHEFDAVSQESFWRSPWHLSPQSNRMGYRLQGQPLTRTTDRELVSHGLLPGVVQVPHNGQPIVLMNDAQTTGGYPRIACIIEADMYHLAQIPLGQPIHFVQCSLEEALKARQDQQRYLEQLSWRLNDEH
- a CDS encoding YbgA family protein, with product MSEKIPVGLSACLSGGAVLDSGEGRPQIDENELVRIYALHELYVLHQQGLTRAALIAWHSRYKLLMLAHSQPEYRQLGPFVAAVHEWDNLEAFFTAYRQRVAQLLSHRSTRRNHTNVLMHVQGYFRQQLTHSQRRELTSLIDAYRCGTQPLLAPLMLIKHYMRQYPHLWLSGQRYFELWPAILRLRTER
- a CDS encoding YbfA family protein; protein product: MGLYKEYPAHVVLLRRTFAIVAGVLALPVMLFWKDRARFYSYLHRVWSKTSDKPVWMDQAEKATGDFY
- the phrB gene encoding deoxyribodipyrimidine photo-lyase, giving the protein MSTHLVWFRRDLRLHDHLALAAACRHRTARVMALFISTPEQWANHEMSPRQAAFIQAQLTALQKALAEKGIPLLFEEVDDFAASIDVVKSVCEQQDVSHLFYHYQYEVNERERDAAVERALPNVVCEGFDDSVILPPGSVMTGNHEMYKVFTPFKNAWLKRLKEGMPECVPAPQRREGHEVSSSLPPLRLNYPQQEFDPTLFPVDEKAAIARLRQFCQQGAGEYDERRDFPAIEGTSRLSASLATGGLSPRQCLHRLLAEQPQALDGGAGCVWLNELIWREFYRHLLTYYPKLCKHRPFILWTDRVRWRDSAAHLQAWQEGKTGYPIVDAAMRQLNATGWMHNRLRMITASFLVKDLLIDWRKGERYFMSQLIDGDLAANNGGWQWAASTGTDAAPYFRIFNPTTQGEKFDRDGEFIRQWIPELSDVPGKAIHEPWKWATKAGITLDYPQPIVDHKQARTETLAAYEAARKSG
- the pxpA gene encoding 5-oxoprolinase subunit PxpA — protein: MNIDLNADLGEGCASDGELLTLVSSANIACGFHAGDAQTMLASVREALKNGVAIGAHPSFPDRENFGRTAMTLPAQTVYAQTLYQIGALAAMTRAEGGVMRHVKPHGMLYNQAAKDPQLADAIAKAVHACDPALILVGLAGSELIRAGERYGLATRQEVFADRGYQADGSLVPRSQPGALIEDEEQSLAQTLGMVEHGRVKSLTGEWASVIAQTVCIHGDGEHALAFARRLRSAFEARGIKIVA
- a CDS encoding DUF969 domain-containing protein yields the protein MGDAITLWPLMGIAVIVVGFLLRFNPVLVVIVAGIVTGLAAQMPFATILEKLGEGFLNTRNLPFILLIPLAVIGLLERHGLKERAQAWIAKIQSATSGRLLIVYLFIREATAALGLTSLGGHPQMVRPLLAPMAEGAAEKTYGTLPGAVRYRLRAMSAATDNVGLFFGEDIFVAFGAIIFMHNFMLESGGIQTEPLHIALWGIPTALCAFVIHGTRLWRLDNYLQREMAKAGSVDTRKGEAQ
- a CDS encoding DUF979 domain-containing protein is translated as MNFQQSYLYWLAGIVLLIVAIMSWQDKANPRRLTTGLFWGVYGLLFLLGDWTYQLVGDKRTVNIAVGVAVVLMALIAGFGGVKLGSYHQRTREQREESATRLGNRLFYPALAIPVVTVIGVLMFNHIPGLQDALFGPGNHATLVTLFSMTAGSLIGLGMAIKMTHEKVHQPVQEARRLLDSIGWAFILPQILATLGLLFTAAGVGSGISYLTQEYLAVDSRFIAVAVYTIGMALLTMVMGNAFAAFPIVTAGIGIPILVLQHGGNPAVMAAIGMFSGYCGTLMTPMAANFNIVPAALLELPDKNAVIKAQVPTGVLLLLVNVFLMYFLMFL
- the kdpF gene encoding K(+)-transporting ATPase subunit F, which codes for MSAGVIIGIVLIFLLLGYLVYALINAEAF
- the pxpB gene encoding 5-oxoprolinase subunit PxpB, with the translated sequence MQRARCYLLGETAVVLELEPPVTLASQKRIWRLAQRLVETPNVVEAIPGMNNITVILRDPQTLALDAIERLQRWWEESEALEPDSRYIEIPVTYGGAGGPDLADVARHSGMSEKQVVELHASVEYVVWFLGFQPGFPYLGSLPEPLHTPRRAEPRLIVPAGSVGIGGPQTGIYPLPTPGGWQLIGHTALPLFDPKKEQPVLLRPGDSVRFIPQKEGVC